In the Acidovorax sp. A79 genome, one interval contains:
- a CDS encoding IclR family transcriptional regulator: MDKERAGIQSVEVGFALLEGLTRSRGPLMLKDVAASAGMSAAKAHRYLVSFQRLGLVTQDSRTARYDLGPAALKLGLASLARLDAVRLARERMPELMESIGHTLALAVWGNHGPTIVHWEESPQAVTANLRLGDVMPLLSSATGRCFAAHMAPDVVAPLLKDELARAVKMRRTDLPSTMAEVNALLAEVRTRGAARVVDTLLPGIVAFCAPVFDADGHLELGITTLGSIATFDPEWDGAIDVPLRAAAAQLSSDLGAGSA; this comes from the coding sequence ATGGACAAAGAACGTGCAGGAATTCAATCGGTCGAGGTGGGTTTTGCCCTGCTGGAGGGGCTGACACGCTCGCGCGGACCGCTGATGCTCAAGGATGTGGCGGCCTCGGCCGGCATGAGCGCGGCCAAGGCGCACCGGTATCTGGTGAGCTTTCAGCGCCTGGGCCTGGTCACGCAGGACAGCCGCACCGCGCGCTACGACCTGGGGCCCGCCGCCCTCAAGCTGGGGTTGGCCTCGCTGGCCCGGCTCGATGCCGTGCGCCTGGCGCGCGAGCGCATGCCCGAGCTCATGGAAAGCATCGGCCACACCTTGGCGCTGGCCGTGTGGGGCAACCACGGCCCGACCATCGTGCACTGGGAGGAATCGCCCCAGGCCGTGACCGCCAACCTGCGCCTGGGCGACGTGATGCCACTGCTCTCGTCCGCCACCGGCCGCTGCTTTGCGGCGCACATGGCGCCCGATGTGGTGGCTCCGCTGCTCAAGGACGAGCTGGCCCGCGCCGTGAAGATGCGGCGCACCGACCTGCCCTCCACCATGGCCGAGGTGAACGCACTGCTGGCGGAGGTGCGCACGCGCGGCGCGGCCCGCGTGGTGGACACCCTTCTGCCCGGCATCGTGGCGTTCTGCGCACCGGTGTTCGACGCGGACGGCCATCTGGAGCTGGGCATCACCACGCTGGGCTCCATCGCCACCTTCGACCCGGAATGGGACGGCGCTATCGACGTTCCGCTGCGCGCGGCCGCCGCCCAGCTGTCGAGCGACCTCGGCGCCGGCAGCGCCTGA
- a CDS encoding fumarylacetoacetate hydrolase family protein, whose translation MKLATYKDGSRDGQLVVVSRDLGTAHYATGIASKLQQVLDDWGFLSPQLQDLYDQLNSGRARHAFPFDPAQCMAPLPRAYQWADGSAYINHVELVRKARNSEVPESFYTDPLMYQGGSDDFIGPCDKVVVPSEAMGIDFEAEIAVVTGDVKMGATADQALDGIRLVMIANDVSLRNLIPAELAKGFGFFQSKPATAFGPVAVTLDELGDAWDHGRVNLTVQSTWNGRKVGMCDAGPEMTFHFGQLIAHVAKTRNLRAGSIIGSGTVSNKGVTDASGRTEWPKGYSCIAEKRCIETIQDGKPSTEFMKFGDTIRIEVKGKDGASIFGAIDQTIAAP comes from the coding sequence ATGAAACTCGCTACCTACAAAGACGGCTCGCGCGACGGCCAACTGGTTGTCGTCTCCCGCGACCTGGGCACAGCCCATTATGCGACCGGCATCGCCAGCAAGCTCCAGCAGGTGCTGGATGACTGGGGCTTCCTGTCGCCCCAGCTGCAGGACCTGTACGACCAGCTCAACAGCGGCCGCGCGCGCCACGCCTTTCCCTTCGACCCCGCCCAGTGCATGGCCCCGCTGCCCCGCGCCTACCAATGGGCGGACGGTTCGGCCTACATCAACCACGTCGAACTGGTGCGAAAAGCGCGCAACTCCGAGGTGCCCGAAAGCTTCTACACCGACCCGCTGATGTACCAGGGCGGCAGCGATGACTTCATCGGCCCCTGCGATAAGGTGGTGGTGCCCAGCGAGGCCATGGGCATCGACTTCGAGGCCGAGATCGCCGTGGTGACCGGCGACGTGAAGATGGGCGCCACCGCCGACCAGGCGTTGGACGGCATCCGCCTGGTGATGATCGCCAACGACGTGAGCCTGCGCAACCTGATCCCGGCCGAGCTGGCCAAGGGTTTTGGTTTCTTCCAGAGCAAGCCCGCCACCGCGTTCGGCCCCGTGGCCGTGACGCTGGACGAGCTGGGCGACGCCTGGGACCACGGCCGCGTGAACCTCACGGTGCAGTCCACCTGGAACGGCCGCAAGGTCGGCATGTGCGACGCCGGCCCCGAGATGACTTTTCACTTCGGCCAGCTGATCGCCCACGTGGCCAAGACGCGCAACCTGCGCGCCGGCTCCATCATCGGCAGCGGCACCGTGAGCAACAAGGGCGTGACCGACGCCAGCGGCCGTACCGAATGGCCCAAGGGCTACAGTTGCATCGCCGAAAAGCGCTGCATCGAGACCATCCAGGACGGCAAACCCAGCACCGAGTTCATGAAGTTCGGCGACACCATCCGCATCGAGGTCAAGGGCAAGGACGGCGCCAGCATCTTCGGCGCGATCGACCAGACCATTGCAGCCCCCTGA
- a CDS encoding Bug family tripartite tricarboxylate transporter substrate binding protein encodes MHRRTLLTALAAAGATSAAPWAAAQSAWPDQPLRWVVPYPAGGGTDVLARTVAEAMRQTLGQQIIVDNRPGASTNIGAQLVATAKPDGNTFMSADNAVLAYNEHLFTKLPFNPEKDFTYVGGISRFPLALVVHPAFEAKTLKEFLAYARANPGKLNYASPGNGSPHHLAMEMFKNRTKTFLTHIPYRGAAPALQDVMGGQVPCMFLDLAAGLPVIASGKVRALAIGSAKRVAALPDVPTLAEAGVPNTEVFAFQGILAPAGLPAAITARLNGDLNKALLNPAVVKRMNDFGMEALPGTPEQFRAMARSESKRWGEIIKAAGVKLD; translated from the coding sequence ATGCACCGCAGAACCCTCTTGACCGCCCTGGCCGCCGCAGGCGCCACCTCCGCCGCCCCCTGGGCCGCCGCCCAGTCCGCGTGGCCCGACCAGCCCTTGCGCTGGGTGGTGCCGTACCCGGCCGGCGGCGGCACCGACGTGCTGGCGCGCACCGTGGCCGAGGCCATGCGCCAGACCCTGGGCCAGCAGATCATCGTGGACAACCGTCCCGGCGCGTCCACCAACATCGGCGCGCAGCTGGTGGCCACGGCCAAGCCCGACGGCAACACCTTCATGTCGGCCGACAACGCCGTGCTGGCCTACAACGAGCACCTGTTCACCAAGCTGCCGTTCAATCCCGAGAAGGACTTCACCTACGTGGGCGGCATCAGCCGCTTTCCGCTGGCGCTGGTGGTGCACCCGGCGTTCGAAGCGAAGACGTTGAAGGAATTCCTGGCCTACGCGCGCGCCAACCCCGGCAAGCTCAACTACGCATCGCCCGGCAACGGCTCGCCGCACCACCTGGCGATGGAGATGTTCAAGAACCGCACCAAGACCTTCCTCACGCACATCCCCTACCGGGGCGCGGCGCCCGCGCTGCAGGACGTGATGGGCGGGCAGGTGCCCTGCATGTTCCTGGACCTGGCCGCTGGCCTGCCCGTGATCGCCTCGGGCAAGGTGCGCGCGCTGGCCATCGGCTCGGCCAAGCGCGTGGCCGCATTGCCCGACGTGCCCACGCTGGCCGAAGCCGGTGTGCCCAACACCGAGGTGTTCGCGTTCCAGGGCATCCTGGCGCCCGCCGGTCTGCCCGCGGCCATCACGGCGCGCCTGAACGGCGACCTGAACAAGGCCCTGCTCAACCCCGCCGTGGTCAAGCGCATGAACGACTTCGGCATGGAAGCCCTGCCCGGCACGCCCGAGCAGTTCCGCGCCATGGCACGCTCCGAGTCCAAGCGCTGGGGCGAGATCATCAAGGCGGCGGGCGTGAAACTCGACTGA
- a CDS encoding VOC family protein, which produces MLDHMTFRVTDIARTKAFYTAVLTPLGYSLCFEGNYGSNMLGFAYPAPSEPDGKKADVWFIDGPSPYGGPPATTGCHLAWRAATRAQVDAFYRAAIEAGGQDNGAPGLRPDYHPHYYGAFVIDPEGNNIEAVCHLPE; this is translated from the coding sequence ATGCTGGACCACATGACCTTCCGCGTCACCGACATCGCCCGCACCAAGGCGTTCTACACCGCAGTCCTCACGCCTTTGGGCTACAGCCTGTGTTTTGAAGGCAACTACGGCTCCAACATGCTGGGCTTTGCCTACCCGGCTCCGTCCGAGCCCGACGGCAAGAAGGCGGATGTGTGGTTCATCGACGGCCCCTCGCCCTACGGCGGCCCGCCTGCGACTACGGGCTGCCATCTGGCGTGGCGGGCCGCCACGCGGGCCCAGGTCGATGCCTTCTACCGCGCCGCCATCGAAGCCGGGGGCCAAGACAACGGCGCCCCCGGCCTGCGGCCCGACTACCACCCCCACTACTACGGCGCGTTTGTCATCGACCCCGAGGGCAACAACATCGAGGCGGTGTGCCACCTGCCGGAGTAA
- a CDS encoding zinc-binding alcohol dehydrogenase family protein, protein MKAIGYQAPRAIDHPASLLDITQPDPVATGRDLLVEVHAVSVNPVDTKVRKGSGPAEGQAYKVLGWDASGIVRAVGPDVMLFAPGDRVWYAGSIARPGTNSELHLVDERIVGHAPQSLDFAEAAALPLTTITAWELLFDRLGVVPGKQPTNKTLLIIGASGGVGSILTQLAARLTSLTIIGTASRPETQQWVRDLGAHHVIDHSKPLTQELARIGHPSVDIIVSLTQTDAHFDQIVEAIAPQGQFALIDDPVSLDVTKFKRKSVSVHWELMFTRALFGTADMIGQHRLLTEVAQLVDAGLIRTTLDQRFGTINAENLKRAHALIESGKARGKLVLEGWA, encoded by the coding sequence ATGAAAGCCATTGGCTACCAGGCCCCCCGCGCCATCGACCACCCCGCATCGCTGCTCGACATCACCCAACCCGACCCCGTGGCCACCGGCCGCGATCTGCTCGTGGAAGTGCATGCCGTTTCCGTGAACCCCGTGGACACCAAGGTGCGCAAGGGCAGCGGCCCCGCCGAGGGCCAGGCGTACAAGGTGCTGGGCTGGGACGCCAGCGGCATCGTGCGCGCCGTGGGGCCCGACGTGATGCTCTTCGCGCCCGGCGACCGCGTCTGGTACGCGGGCTCCATCGCACGCCCTGGCACCAACAGCGAACTGCACCTGGTGGACGAGCGCATCGTGGGCCACGCCCCCCAATCGCTGGACTTTGCCGAAGCCGCCGCGCTGCCGTTGACCACCATCACCGCGTGGGAGCTGCTGTTCGACCGCCTGGGCGTGGTGCCCGGCAAGCAGCCCACCAACAAGACATTGCTCATCATCGGCGCGAGCGGGGGCGTGGGCTCTATCCTCACGCAGCTGGCGGCGCGGCTCACCAGCCTCACGATCATCGGCACCGCATCGCGCCCCGAAACGCAGCAATGGGTGCGCGACCTGGGTGCCCACCACGTGATCGACCACAGCAAGCCCCTGACGCAGGAGCTGGCCCGCATCGGCCACCCCTCGGTGGACATCATCGTGAGCCTCACGCAGACCGACGCGCACTTCGACCAGATCGTCGAGGCCATCGCGCCGCAGGGCCAGTTCGCGCTGATCGACGACCCGGTGTCGCTCGACGTGACGAAGTTCAAGCGCAAGTCGGTGTCGGTACACTGGGAGCTGATGTTCACCCGCGCGCTCTTCGGCACCGCCGACATGATCGGCCAGCACCGGCTGCTGACCGAGGTGGCGCAGCTGGTGGATGCGGGGCTGATCCGCACCACGCTGGACCAACGGTTTGGCACCATCAATGCCGAGAATCTGAAGCGCGCGCATGCGCTCATCGAGAGCGGCAAGGCGCGGGGCAAGCTGGTGCTGGAGGGATGGGCCTGA
- a CDS encoding alkene reductase: MTSTATAPALARPLQLGPLTLPNRMVMAPMTRARSSQPGGVPNALMADYYAQRASAGLIVSEASQVSPQGQGYSFTPGIHSDAQVQGWRRVTDAVHAAGGRMVLQLWHVGRMSHASFHADGLPVAPSAIAPEARVWVADGDGVGHMLDCPVPRALQASEIAGVVDDFRRAAANAMRAGFDGVEIHGANGYLIDQFLRTTSNHRSDAYGGPVAHRTRFAREVAAAVASEAGAERTGMRLAPFITQRGMDCPDIIPTILHLARELDTLGLAYLHLAEADWDDAPSIPADFRQALRAAYGGRVIVAGKYTPERAQQILDSGMADLVAFGRPFIANPDLPARYAAGLPLAGYDPGTLFGGAAQGYSDYRAHAAAA, translated from the coding sequence ATGACCTCCACCGCCACCGCGCCCGCTCTCGCGCGCCCCTTGCAACTCGGCCCGCTCACCTTGCCCAACCGCATGGTGATGGCCCCCATGACCCGCGCCCGCAGCAGCCAGCCGGGCGGCGTGCCCAACGCGCTCATGGCCGACTACTACGCCCAGCGCGCCAGCGCCGGGCTCATCGTGAGCGAGGCGAGCCAGGTCTCGCCCCAGGGCCAGGGCTACAGCTTCACGCCCGGCATCCACAGCGACGCGCAGGTGCAGGGCTGGCGCCGGGTGACCGACGCGGTGCATGCCGCCGGCGGCCGCATGGTGCTGCAGCTGTGGCACGTGGGCCGCATGTCGCACGCCAGTTTCCACGCCGACGGCCTGCCCGTGGCGCCCTCGGCCATTGCCCCCGAGGCCCGGGTGTGGGTGGCGGACGGCGACGGCGTGGGCCACATGCTCGACTGCCCGGTGCCGCGCGCGCTGCAAGCGAGCGAAATCGCCGGCGTGGTGGACGACTTCCGCCGCGCCGCCGCCAACGCCATGCGTGCTGGGTTCGACGGCGTGGAGATCCACGGCGCCAACGGCTACCTCATCGACCAGTTCCTGCGCACCACGTCCAACCACCGCAGCGATGCCTATGGCGGCCCGGTGGCCCACCGCACCCGCTTCGCCCGCGAGGTGGCCGCCGCCGTGGCCAGCGAGGCCGGGGCCGAGCGCACCGGCATGCGCCTGGCGCCGTTCATTACGCAGCGCGGCATGGACTGCCCGGACATCATCCCCACCATCCTGCACCTGGCACGCGAGCTGGACACCCTGGGCCTGGCCTACCTGCACCTGGCCGAAGCCGACTGGGACGATGCCCCCTCCATTCCCGCCGATTTCCGCCAGGCCCTGCGCGCGGCCTATGGCGGCCGCGTGATCGTGGCGGGCAAGTACACGCCCGAGCGCGCGCAGCAGATCCTGGATTCGGGCATGGCCGACCTGGTGGCCTTTGGCCGGCCGTTCATCGCCAACCCCGACCTGCCCGCGCGCTATGCGGCCGGGCTGCCCCTGGCCGGCTACGACCCGGGCACGCTGTTCGGCGGCGCGGCCCAGGGGTATTCCGACTACCGCGCGCACGCGGCCGCGGCGTGA
- a CDS encoding LysR family transcriptional regulator, with the protein MKSLQDLDIFVRTVDSGSLSATARALDLTPAAASAALKRLEAELGVALFVRSTRSLRLTQEGELFLEHCRPALAALQQVRGQLQGGQARGFRGTLLLAAPSDLGRNVLLPWLDAFQAEHPGIDIRLQLSDRMANVYSEPVDAAFRYGKPQDSSLVALPLAADHRRVLCAAPAYLQARGAPATPHALAGHDALCFMLGEDVHDRWRFWDAAGQEVLVRVRSRNVSNDGDAVRRWAVRGRGIAYKSYFDVADDLAAGRLVPLCPGWTTEAVPLFLVAPSRRQLTPLVRALRDFMAQRLQVLAGAESGRQGETRGGAAGAPD; encoded by the coding sequence ATGAAAAGTCTGCAGGACCTCGACATCTTCGTGCGCACCGTGGACAGCGGCAGCCTGTCGGCCACCGCGCGGGCGCTGGACCTCACGCCGGCGGCGGCCAGTGCGGCCCTCAAGCGGCTGGAGGCCGAGCTGGGCGTGGCGCTCTTCGTGCGCTCCACGCGCAGCCTGCGGCTCACGCAGGAGGGCGAGCTGTTCCTGGAGCACTGCCGCCCCGCGCTGGCCGCGCTGCAGCAGGTGCGGGGCCAGTTGCAAGGCGGCCAGGCCCGCGGATTTCGCGGCACGCTCCTGCTCGCCGCCCCCTCCGACCTGGGGCGCAACGTGCTGCTGCCGTGGCTGGATGCCTTCCAGGCCGAGCACCCGGGCATCGACATCCGCCTGCAGCTGTCGGACCGCATGGCCAATGTCTACAGCGAGCCGGTGGACGCGGCCTTTCGCTACGGCAAGCCGCAGGATTCGAGCCTGGTGGCCCTGCCGCTCGCGGCCGACCACCGGCGCGTGCTGTGCGCCGCGCCCGCCTATCTGCAGGCCCGCGGGGCGCCCGCCACGCCGCATGCGCTGGCCGGCCATGACGCCCTGTGTTTCATGCTCGGCGAGGACGTGCACGACCGCTGGCGCTTCTGGGATGCGGCGGGCCAGGAGGTGCTGGTGCGCGTGCGCAGCCGCAATGTGTCCAACGACGGCGACGCCGTGCGCCGCTGGGCCGTGCGGGGCCGGGGCATCGCCTACAAGTCGTACTTCGACGTGGCGGACGACCTTGCCGCCGGGCGCCTGGTGCCGCTGTGCCCGGGCTGGACCACCGAGGCCGTGCCCCTGTTCCTCGTGGCGCCCAGCCGCCGCCAGCTCACGCCGCTGGTGCGCGCGCTGCGCGACTTCATGGCGCAGCGGCTGCAGGTGTTGGCGGGCGCGGAGTCCGGTCGCCAGGGCGAGACCAGGGGTGGGGCGGCAGGGGCGCCGGATTGA
- a CDS encoding iron-containing alcohol dehydrogenase, producing the protein MLNFDFHNPTRIAFGQGRIADLDKLVPAAAKVLILVGGASAEKTGTLAEVRTALASRQHATFSGIEPNPSYETSMKAVAQIREGGFDFLLAVGGGSVIDAVKFIAAAVKFEGGDPWAILEKHGRNVTAALPFGAVLTLPATGSEMNNGGVITHRAKGAKLAFGSHHTYPVFSVLDPTKTYTLPPQQLANGVVDAFVHTVEQYLTYPVNAPVQDRFAEGILQTLIEIGPRLLTAPEPVYDDRANLMWAATMALNGLIGAGVPQDWATHMIGHELTALHGIDHARTLAIVLPALLHERRGPKRAKLLQYGERVWGITTGTDDERITAAIGRTRAFFESMGIATRLSGYGLGADTVGAVVAQLEAHGMVTLGEQREITPAVSRRILEAAL; encoded by the coding sequence ATGCTGAATTTCGACTTTCACAACCCCACCCGCATCGCGTTCGGCCAGGGCCGCATCGCCGACCTGGACAAGCTCGTGCCTGCCGCGGCCAAGGTGCTGATCCTGGTGGGCGGCGCCAGCGCCGAGAAGACCGGCACGCTGGCCGAGGTGCGCACGGCGCTCGCCAGCCGCCAGCACGCCACCTTCAGCGGCATCGAGCCCAATCCCAGCTATGAAACCTCGATGAAGGCCGTGGCGCAGATCCGCGAAGGCGGGTTCGACTTCCTGCTCGCGGTGGGCGGCGGCTCGGTGATCGATGCAGTGAAGTTCATCGCCGCGGCCGTCAAGTTCGAAGGCGGCGACCCCTGGGCCATTCTGGAAAAGCACGGCCGCAACGTCACCGCCGCGCTGCCCTTCGGCGCCGTGCTCACGCTGCCCGCCACGGGCTCCGAGATGAACAACGGCGGCGTGATCACCCACCGCGCCAAGGGCGCCAAGCTGGCCTTTGGCAGCCACCACACCTACCCCGTGTTCTCGGTGCTCGACCCCACCAAGACCTACACCCTGCCGCCCCAGCAGCTGGCCAACGGCGTGGTCGATGCCTTCGTGCACACGGTGGAGCAGTACCTCACGTACCCGGTCAACGCGCCCGTGCAGGACCGTTTTGCCGAAGGCATCCTGCAGACGCTGATCGAGATCGGCCCGCGCCTCTTGACCGCCCCCGAGCCCGTGTACGACGACCGCGCCAACCTCATGTGGGCGGCCACCATGGCGCTCAACGGCCTGATCGGCGCGGGCGTGCCGCAGGACTGGGCCACGCACATGATCGGCCACGAGCTCACGGCGCTGCACGGCATCGACCACGCGCGCACGCTGGCCATCGTGCTGCCCGCGCTGCTGCACGAGCGCCGTGGCCCCAAGCGCGCCAAGCTGCTGCAGTACGGCGAGCGCGTGTGGGGCATCACCACCGGCACCGACGACGAACGCATCACCGCCGCCATCGGGCGAACGCGCGCCTTCTTCGAAAGCATGGGCATCGCCACGCGCCTGTCTGGCTACGGCCTGGGCGCCGACACCGTGGGCGCCGTGGTGGCGCAGCTCGAAGCGCACGGCATGGTCACGCTGGGCGAGCAGCGCGAGATCACGCCGGCCGTGAGCCGGCGGATTCTCGAAGCGGCGCTGTAA
- a CDS encoding type 1 glutamine amidotransferase domain-containing protein — MPRILMVLTSHDQLGDTGKKTGFWLEEFAAPYYVFQDAGASVTLASPRGGQPPLDPKSDAPDAQTDATRRFKDDAAAQAQLASTLKLSELDAAQFDAVFYPGGHGPLWDLAQDARSIALIESTLAAGKPLAAVCHAPGVLRDAKAPDGTPLVRGKNVTGFTNSEEAAAGLTHVVPFLVEDMLMAHGGLYTKQADWKPHVVTDGLLITGQNPASSEPAAQALLQALA; from the coding sequence ATGCCCCGCATCCTCATGGTTCTCACGTCGCACGACCAATTGGGCGACACGGGCAAGAAGACAGGCTTTTGGCTCGAAGAATTCGCCGCCCCGTACTACGTGTTCCAGGACGCGGGCGCCTCGGTCACCCTCGCGTCCCCCCGGGGTGGCCAGCCGCCGCTGGACCCCAAGAGCGACGCGCCCGATGCGCAGACCGATGCCACGCGCCGCTTCAAGGACGACGCAGCGGCCCAGGCGCAACTGGCCAGCACCTTGAAGCTGTCCGAGCTGGATGCCGCCCAGTTCGATGCGGTGTTCTACCCCGGCGGCCACGGCCCGCTGTGGGACCTGGCACAGGACGCGCGCTCCATCGCCCTCATCGAATCCACGCTGGCCGCCGGCAAACCCCTGGCGGCCGTGTGCCATGCCCCCGGCGTGCTGCGCGATGCCAAGGCGCCCGACGGCACGCCCCTGGTGCGCGGCAAGAACGTCACGGGTTTTACCAACAGCGAGGAAGCCGCCGCCGGCCTGACGCATGTGGTGCCCTTCCTGGTGGAAGACATGCTCATGGCCCACGGCGGGCTGTACACCAAGCAGGCCGACTGGAAGCCGCACGTGGTCACCGACGGGCTGCTGATCACTGGGCAGAACCCCGCGTCGTCCGAGCCTGCGGCGCAGGCCCTGCTGCAGGCGCTGGCGTGA
- a CDS encoding alpha/beta hydrolase family protein — MTILLLLALRFAARHIRPFMAAAFVALTMLSGAASAQHAGLRTLVVPGDEPVNVALFYPTVRSAGVVQLGPWRPVVGLGAPVSAEPLKGLILVSHGTGGNELAHHNLATRLAAEGYLVAAVRHPGDNWQDRSMITSGRYFGERPRQVSRVLDALLASPEWGPRIPAGRIGALGHSAGGYTVLALAGAQAEPARAARHCRSVLDDPGFCGLAQGPKAPQPAAANAATPANLVPDGAQVSVPDPRIRAVVALAPMAVVFTPESLKAVTVPVLLRVAEQDAVLTGKYHGGLVAANLATAQADTVPGAGHFAFMAQPSQSLPSDAGDAAANPAGFDRVAYHAVLEAQVVEFFAQQLK, encoded by the coding sequence GTGACCATCCTCCTCCTCCTGGCCCTGCGCTTTGCCGCGCGGCATATCCGCCCCTTCATGGCCGCCGCCTTCGTGGCGCTGACCATGCTGTCCGGCGCCGCATCGGCCCAGCACGCCGGCCTGCGCACCCTCGTCGTGCCAGGCGACGAGCCGGTGAACGTGGCACTGTTCTACCCCACCGTGCGCAGCGCGGGCGTGGTGCAGCTGGGCCCCTGGCGCCCGGTGGTCGGCCTGGGCGCACCCGTGTCGGCCGAGCCGCTCAAGGGGCTGATCCTGGTGTCGCACGGCACGGGCGGCAATGAACTCGCGCACCACAACCTGGCCACCCGCCTGGCGGCGGAGGGCTACCTGGTGGCCGCCGTTCGCCACCCGGGCGACAACTGGCAGGACCGCTCCATGATCACCTCGGGCCGCTACTTCGGCGAGCGCCCGCGCCAGGTCAGCCGCGTGCTCGACGCGCTGCTGGCCAGCCCCGAGTGGGGCCCCCGCATTCCGGCCGGCCGCATCGGCGCACTGGGCCACTCGGCCGGCGGCTACACCGTGCTGGCGCTGGCCGGCGCGCAGGCCGAGCCCGCCCGCGCCGCCCGGCACTGCCGCAGCGTGTTGGACGACCCCGGCTTCTGCGGCCTGGCCCAGGGCCCCAAGGCGCCGCAGCCGGCCGCTGCCAACGCTGCAACACCCGCCAATCTGGTGCCGGACGGCGCGCAGGTCTCCGTGCCCGACCCGCGCATCCGCGCCGTCGTGGCCCTGGCGCCCATGGCCGTGGTGTTCACCCCCGAGAGCCTGAAAGCCGTGACCGTGCCGGTGCTGCTGCGCGTGGCCGAGCAGGATGCCGTGCTGACGGGCAAGTACCACGGCGGGCTGGTGGCGGCGAATCTGGCCACCGCGCAGGCAGACACCGTGCCGGGTGCCGGCCACTTCGCCTTCATGGCCCAGCCCAGCCAGAGCCTGCCGTCCGACGCGGGCGACGCCGCCGCCAACCCGGCGGGCTTCGACCGCGTGGCCTACCACGCGGTGCTGGAGGCGCAGGTGGTGGAGTTCTTCGCGCAGCAGTTGAAATGA
- a CDS encoding LysR family transcriptional regulator — protein MLKLSLEAIELVDAIARYGSFAGASERLHKVPSTISYAVGKLEEQLGLALFTRNGPRVALTPAGHELLKEGRWLLASARQLESRLRQIATGFESELRLVHDSLIPTSAFNDDIAAFEGLNCGTRLRIGCEALTGTWEALRDGRADIIVAAGEGPAGGGYKAVAVGSLDFVFCVTASHPLARLGRPLTRSDLLEHTAVVVGDGARTLSDRTVGLLSGQRRITVPSMQAKIACQAAGLGHGFVPRACVRVELENGILVEVPVDEPRADETFWLAWKPEHRGEALKWWCQRLARPLLPGILPY, from the coding sequence ATGCTGAAACTCTCCCTCGAAGCCATCGAACTGGTGGATGCGATTGCCCGCTACGGCTCGTTCGCGGGCGCCTCGGAGCGGCTGCACAAGGTGCCGTCCACCATCTCCTACGCCGTGGGCAAGCTCGAGGAGCAACTGGGCCTGGCCCTTTTCACGCGCAACGGGCCGCGCGTGGCGCTCACGCCCGCGGGGCACGAGCTTCTCAAGGAGGGCCGCTGGCTGCTGGCCTCGGCGCGGCAGCTCGAATCGCGCCTGCGGCAGATCGCCACCGGGTTCGAGTCCGAGCTGCGGCTGGTGCACGACTCGCTGATACCCACCAGTGCGTTCAACGACGACATCGCGGCCTTTGAGGGGCTGAACTGCGGCACGCGCCTGCGCATCGGCTGCGAGGCGCTGACGGGCACCTGGGAGGCGCTGCGCGACGGGCGCGCCGACATCATCGTGGCGGCGGGCGAAGGCCCCGCCGGCGGCGGCTACAAGGCCGTGGCGGTGGGCAGCCTGGACTTCGTGTTCTGCGTGACCGCGTCGCACCCGCTGGCGCGCCTGGGCCGGCCGCTCACGCGCAGCGACCTGCTGGAGCACACGGCCGTGGTGGTGGGCGACGGGGCGCGCACGCTGTCGGACCGCACGGTGGGCCTGCTATCAGGCCAGCGGCGCATCACCGTGCCGTCGATGCAGGCCAAGATCGCCTGCCAGGCCGCCGGGCTGGGCCACGGCTTCGTGCCGCGCGCCTGCGTGCGGGTGGAGCTGGAAAACGGCATCCTGGTGGAGGTGCCGGTGGACGAGCCCCGCGCCGATGAGACCTTCTGGCTGGCCTGGAAGCCCGAGCACCGGGGCGAGGCGCTCAAGTGGTGGTGCCAGCGGCTGGCGCGGCCGCTGCTGCCCGGAATCCTGCCGTATTGA